One stretch of Zootoca vivipara chromosome 8, rZooViv1.1, whole genome shotgun sequence DNA includes these proteins:
- the LOC118090311 gene encoding transmembrane protein 14C — MSTDWLGYGYAALVASGGVIGYAKAGSVPSLAAGLLFGGLAGVGAYQQSQDPKNVWLSLIASGTLTGVMGMRFYNSRKFMPAGLIAGASLLMVGKLGLQLMEKPLQP, encoded by the exons ATGAGTACGGACTGGCTTGGCTACGGTTACGCAGCACTGGTTGCTTCAGGTGGAGTAATTGGCTATGCAAAAGCAG GTAGCGTTCCTTCTCTCGCTGCTGGTCTCTTGTTTGGTGGTTTAGCAGGCGTGGGTGCTTACCAGCAGTCTCAGGATCCGAAGAATGTTTGGCTTTCTTTGA TTGCTTCTGGAACCTTAACTGGTGTGATGGGAATGAGGTTCTATAACTCCAGGAAATTCATGCCTGCAGGGTTAATTGCTGGTGCCAG TCTGTTGATGGTGGGGAAACTTGGACTACAGCTGATGGAGAAACCCCTCCAGCCATAA